From one Pontibacillus sp. HMF3514 genomic stretch:
- the gyrA gene encoding DNA gyrase subunit A: protein MAEQDRPQVQEVNISQEMKTSFLDYAMSVIVSRALPDVRDGLKPVHRRILYAMHDLGMHSDKAYKKSARIVGEVIGKYHPHGDSAVYDSMVRMAQDFNYRYMLVDGHGNFGSVDGDAAAAMRYTEARMSKISMEILRDINKDTINYDDNYDGSEREPLVLPARFPNLLVNGASGIAVGMATNIPPHQLGEVIDAVLAVSKDPEITIDELMTEYIFGPDFPTSGEILGRTGIRKAYETGKGSITVRAKVEIEEQANGKARLIASALPFQVNKAKLIEKIAELVRDKKIDGITDLRDESDRDGLRVVIELRKDVNPNVVLNNLYKQTALQTSFGINMLALVNGEPKVLNLKQCLEHYLDHQKVVIRRRTEYELKKAQARAHILEGLRIALDHIDEIIALIRGSQTTDIAREGLMTQYELSEKQAQAILDMRLQRLTGLERDKIEEEYQELAKLIDELKAILADDEKVLEIIREELEDIKERFNDKRRTEIVAGGTDFIEDEDLIPEETIIVTLTHQGYIKRLPATTYRSQRRGGRGVQGMGTNEDDFVEHLLSTSTHNTLLFFTNKGKVYRAKGYEIPEFSRTAKGIPIINMLEVDKGEWVNAVIPIEEFAEDWYLFFTTKSGISKRTSLDQFANIRKGGLIALNLREDDELISVRLTDGSKHIMIGTKGGYLIRFPEEDVRTMGRTATGVKGISLRDDDEVVSMEIIEDGLQVLNVTTKGFGKRTPAEEYRITGRGGKGIRTCNLTDKNGEVVAVKSVTGEEDVMIITASGVLIRMPVESISQTSRNTQGVRLIRLGEGEEVATLAQIESEDDEHEVTQPAEVVSEQQPEESTEEE, encoded by the coding sequence ATGGCGGAACAAGATCGCCCCCAGGTTCAGGAAGTCAATATAAGTCAGGAAATGAAGACATCCTTTTTAGATTATGCAATGAGTGTTATTGTCTCTCGTGCATTACCTGACGTGCGTGACGGACTCAAACCCGTACACCGTCGTATTTTATATGCAATGCATGACTTAGGTATGCATTCTGATAAAGCTTACAAAAAATCGGCCCGTATTGTTGGAGAAGTTATCGGTAAGTATCACCCGCATGGTGACTCAGCTGTATATGACTCTATGGTACGTATGGCACAAGATTTTAACTATCGATATATGCTTGTAGATGGACACGGAAACTTTGGTTCTGTGGATGGTGATGCAGCAGCAGCCATGCGTTACACAGAAGCACGTATGTCCAAAATATCAATGGAAATCCTTCGAGATATTAACAAGGATACAATTAATTACGATGATAACTATGATGGTTCAGAAAGAGAACCACTCGTACTACCTGCTCGCTTCCCAAACTTACTTGTAAATGGAGCTAGCGGGATTGCTGTAGGGATGGCAACCAATATCCCACCTCACCAATTAGGTGAAGTAATCGATGCAGTTCTAGCAGTTAGTAAAGATCCAGAGATCACGATAGATGAACTGATGACGGAGTACATTTTTGGTCCAGATTTCCCTACATCTGGTGAAATTTTAGGTCGTACTGGCATTCGTAAAGCCTATGAAACCGGAAAAGGCTCTATTACGGTTCGAGCTAAGGTTGAAATTGAGGAACAAGCGAATGGAAAAGCACGCTTAATTGCTTCAGCTCTACCATTCCAGGTCAATAAAGCGAAATTAATCGAAAAAATAGCTGAACTTGTTCGAGATAAGAAAATTGATGGCATAACAGATTTACGTGATGAATCCGACCGCGATGGACTGCGTGTCGTAATTGAGTTACGTAAAGATGTAAACCCAAATGTTGTGTTAAACAACTTATACAAACAAACAGCCTTGCAAACGTCGTTTGGTATTAATATGCTCGCACTAGTAAATGGAGAGCCGAAGGTATTAAATTTAAAGCAGTGTCTTGAGCATTATTTAGATCATCAAAAGGTGGTTATTCGCCGTCGTACTGAATATGAGTTAAAGAAAGCACAAGCTCGAGCTCATATTCTAGAAGGACTACGTATTGCACTTGACCATATTGATGAAATTATTGCCTTAATTCGTGGATCTCAAACCACAGATATTGCGCGCGAAGGTTTAATGACTCAATATGAGTTGTCTGAAAAGCAAGCTCAGGCGATTCTCGATATGCGTTTGCAGCGTCTAACAGGCCTAGAACGCGACAAAATCGAAGAAGAATATCAAGAGCTAGCGAAGTTAATTGATGAACTCAAAGCAATTCTTGCGGATGACGAAAAGGTTCTTGAAATTATCCGTGAAGAATTAGAAGACATTAAAGAGCGCTTTAATGATAAACGTCGTACAGAAATTGTCGCAGGGGGAACAGATTTCATTGAAGATGAAGACTTAATCCCTGAAGAGACAATTATCGTAACATTAACGCACCAAGGATATATAAAACGTCTCCCAGCAACAACATATCGTTCACAACGTCGTGGTGGACGTGGTGTTCAAGGTATGGGGACAAATGAAGATGACTTCGTAGAACATCTTTTATCTACTTCAACGCACAATACACTGTTGTTCTTCACCAATAAAGGTAAAGTGTATCGCGCTAAAGGGTATGAGATTCCTGAGTTTAGCAGAACAGCGAAAGGAATCCCGATCATTAACATGTTAGAAGTTGATAAAGGGGAATGGGTTAATGCCGTAATCCCAATTGAAGAATTCGCTGAAGATTGGTATTTATTCTTCACTACAAAGAGTGGTATTTCTAAGCGAACATCCCTTGATCAGTTTGCGAACATTCGTAAAGGTGGTTTAATTGCCTTAAACCTTCGTGAAGATGATGAACTGATTTCTGTTCGATTAACAGATGGATCGAAGCATATCATGATTGGTACAAAAGGCGGTTATCTGATTCGCTTCCCTGAAGAAGATGTTCGTACAATGGGTCGTACAGCTACTGGTGTTAAAGGAATCTCATTACGTGATGATGATGAGGTTGTATCAATGGAAATCATTGAGGATGGCCTACAAGTACTAAACGTAACGACAAAAGGATTCGGAAAACGAACACCTGCAGAAGAGTATCGTATCACTGGTAGAGGTGGTAAAGGTATCCGTACGTGTAACTTGACCGATAAAAATGGTGAAGTTGTAGCCGTTAAATCGGTTACTGGCGAAGAGGATGTAATGATTATCACTGCTAGTGGTGTGCTAATTCGTATGCCAGTAGAAAGTATTTCTCAAACAAGTCGTAACACACAAGGGGTTCGACTCATTCGACTTGGAGAAGGGGAAGAAGTAGCTACATTGGCTCAAATCGAAAGCGAAGACGATGAACATGAAGTAACCCAACCTGCGGAAGTCGTAAGTGAACAACAACCAGAAGAATCAACAGAAGAAGAGTAA
- the dnaA gene encoding chromosomal replication initiator protein DnaA, with amino-acid sequence MENIQELWENTLTKIEEKISKPSFETWLKSTKADSLKDDTLVIVAPNEFARDWLESRYASLISDTLYEVTGAELQTKFIIPETKDVSHDDIKPAIKQVPNDKEDGQESPQSMLNSKYTFDTFVIGSGNRFAHAASLAVAEAPAKAYNPLFIYGGVGLGKTHLMHAIGHYVLDHNPSAKVVYLSSEKFTNEFINSIRDNKAINFRNKYRNVDVLLIDDIQFLAGKEQTQEEFFHTFNTLHEENKQIVISSDRPPKEIPTLEDRLRSRFEWGLITDITPPDLETRIAILRKKAKAEGLDIPNEVMLYIANQIDTNIRELEGALIRVVAYSSLINQDIDASLAAEALKDIIPSSKPKVITIQAIQEVVAEKYNVKLEDFAAKKRTKTIAFPRQIAMYLSREMTDYSLPKIGEEFGGRDHTTVIHAHEKISKQLADDQQLQKDLDELRETLKSS; translated from the coding sequence TTGGAAAATATACAAGAGCTCTGGGAAAACACGTTAACGAAAATTGAAGAAAAGATTAGTAAACCAAGCTTTGAAACTTGGCTCAAAAGTACAAAGGCTGACTCTTTAAAGGATGACACGCTAGTTATTGTTGCACCCAATGAATTTGCAAGAGATTGGTTAGAGAGTCGTTATGCAAGTTTGATTTCCGACACATTATATGAAGTGACTGGAGCGGAACTTCAAACGAAATTTATTATTCCGGAAACGAAAGACGTCTCCCATGATGATATAAAACCAGCCATAAAACAGGTTCCTAATGATAAAGAGGATGGACAAGAATCTCCTCAAAGTATGCTGAATTCTAAATACACGTTTGATACTTTTGTAATTGGTTCAGGTAACCGATTTGCCCATGCAGCTTCACTTGCAGTTGCGGAAGCTCCAGCAAAAGCCTATAACCCATTATTTATTTATGGTGGAGTTGGACTTGGTAAAACCCACTTAATGCATGCAATTGGGCACTATGTATTGGATCATAATCCATCAGCAAAAGTTGTCTATCTGTCTTCTGAGAAATTTACAAATGAATTCATTAATTCAATTCGTGATAACAAAGCCATCAACTTCCGCAATAAATATCGAAATGTGGACGTGCTTTTAATAGATGATATTCAATTCTTAGCTGGAAAAGAACAAACACAAGAAGAATTTTTCCATACGTTTAATACACTTCATGAAGAAAATAAGCAGATTGTTATTTCTAGTGATCGACCACCAAAAGAGATTCCAACTTTAGAAGATCGACTACGTTCTCGATTTGAATGGGGCTTAATTACTGATATTACGCCGCCTGATTTAGAAACTCGTATCGCTATTTTACGCAAAAAAGCTAAGGCTGAAGGTTTGGATATTCCAAATGAAGTTATGCTATATATTGCGAATCAAATTGACACCAATATTCGTGAATTGGAAGGTGCTCTCATTCGAGTGGTAGCTTATTCGTCATTGATTAATCAAGATATTGATGCATCACTTGCTGCTGAAGCATTGAAGGATATTATACCTAGTTCGAAACCAAAAGTGATTACGATCCAGGCCATTCAAGAGGTAGTGGCTGAAAAATATAACGTGAAACTCGAGGATTTTGCAGCGAAAAAACGTACCAAAACCATTGCGTTCCCACGTCAGATTGCCATGTATTTGTCTAGAGAAATGACGGACTATTCTCTACCGAAGATTGGCGAAGAGTTTGGAGGCCGTGATCATACTACTGTCATTCATGCACATGAAAAAATTTCGAAACAGTTAGCAGATGATCAACAGCTACAAAAAGATTTAGATGAATTACGTGAGACACTAAAATCTTCATAA
- the recF gene encoding DNA replication/repair protein RecF: MHIEELTLKQYRNYKDLHLTFDDKINVIIGENAQGKTNLMEAIYVLAFSRSYRTPRDKELIMWDEEYAKIKGSVYKRKRRFPLEVIVSKKGKKAKLNHLEQKRLSDYIGALNIVMFAPEDLNLVKGNPQVRRRFIDMEIGQIQPAYIYHLGQFQKVLKQRNHLLKEYQRNQHKQQDTTMLQILTEQLIEHAATVVQRRFNFLHLLRKWAGPIHHGISRQLEELQIEYDASADVSEDMDLSTLVRVFEDKFKEVEKREIERGTTLVGPHRDDLIFKVNGKDVQTYGSQGQQRTTALSLKLAEIELIFNEVGEYPILLLDDVLSELDDYRQSHLLHTIQGKVQTFVSTTSVEGIEHETLEQAELFYVQQGHVSREN; encoded by the coding sequence ATGCACATAGAAGAGTTAACGTTAAAGCAATATCGAAACTATAAAGATCTCCATCTAACCTTTGATGATAAAATCAATGTCATTATCGGTGAGAATGCTCAAGGAAAGACGAATCTCATGGAGGCTATCTATGTTTTAGCTTTTTCGCGATCTTATCGAACACCCCGTGACAAAGAACTCATTATGTGGGACGAAGAATATGCTAAAATAAAAGGTAGTGTTTATAAACGAAAGCGCCGTTTTCCTTTGGAAGTTATAGTGTCTAAAAAGGGAAAGAAAGCGAAATTAAATCACTTAGAGCAGAAACGATTAAGTGATTATATTGGTGCTTTAAATATTGTAATGTTCGCACCTGAAGATTTAAACCTGGTAAAAGGCAATCCTCAGGTTCGTCGTCGTTTTATAGATATGGAGATCGGACAAATACAACCTGCCTATATTTATCATTTAGGACAGTTCCAAAAAGTCTTAAAGCAACGAAATCATTTATTAAAAGAATATCAACGAAATCAGCATAAACAACAAGATACTACCATGCTACAAATCCTAACAGAACAACTGATTGAGCATGCTGCTACTGTGGTTCAGCGTCGATTTAACTTTTTACATTTGCTTAGAAAGTGGGCTGGACCGATTCATCATGGAATAAGCCGACAGCTAGAGGAACTCCAAATTGAGTATGATGCTTCGGCTGATGTATCAGAGGACATGGATTTGTCAACACTGGTAAGGGTATTTGAAGATAAATTTAAGGAAGTTGAAAAACGAGAAATCGAGAGGGGAACAACTCTTGTTGGCCCTCATCGTGATGATTTGATTTTCAAGGTGAACGGCAAGGATGTGCAAACGTATGGGTCACAAGGGCAACAACGAACGACAGCACTTTCTTTAAAACTTGCTGAAATCGAGTTGATCTTCAACGAAGTAGGCGAATATCCGATACTTTTATTGGATGATGTATTAAGTGAGCTAGATGATTATCGTCAATCACACTTATTACACACCATTCAAGGAAAAGTTCAAACATTCGTCTCAACAACGAGTGTGGAAGGAATCGAACACGAAACGCTTGAACAAGCGGAATTATTTTATGTTCAACAAGGCCATGTATCGAGAGAGAATTGA
- the gyrB gene encoding DNA topoisomerase (ATP-hydrolyzing) subunit B, protein MTMEEKLSEQQAYDENQIQVLEGLEAVRKRPGMYIGSTNEKGLHHLVWEIVDNSIDEALAGYCDHITVTIEKDNSITVTDNGRGIPVGMHKKANRPAVEVILTVLHAGGKFGGGGYKVSGGLHGVGASVVNALSSELEVFVHLDGQIHYQKYHRGVPDEDLKVIGETDVSGTRIHFKPDIEIFSETQEYNFDTLANRLRELAFLNKGIKISINDERDEEQEDKEFLYEGGIVSYVEHLNRTRDGLHEPFYVESESEEISVEVSLQYNDGFVSNIYSFANNIHTYEGGTHESGFKTALTRVINDYARKNQMFKENDPNLTGDDVREGLTAIISIKHPDPQFEGQTKTKLGNSEARTVTDNIFNEYFSKYLFENPDSAKQIVEKGLMASRARAAAKKARELTRRKNALEVSNLPGKLADCSSKDPSISELYVVEGDSAGGSAKQGRDRHYQAILPLRGKIINVEKARLDKILSNNEVRAIITALGTGIGEEFDISKARYQKIVIMTDADVDGAHIRTLLLTFFYRYMRPLLEHGYIYIAQPPLYKIQQGKAIYYAFNDKEMESKLEELPKTPKPGLQRYKGLGEMNPEQLWETTMDPETRTLLQVSLQDAIEADEIFEILMGDKVEPRRNFIQDNAAYVKNLDV, encoded by the coding sequence ATGACAATGGAAGAAAAGCTTTCAGAGCAACAAGCCTATGATGAAAATCAAATACAAGTCCTTGAAGGATTAGAAGCTGTTCGTAAACGCCCAGGGATGTATATTGGTTCAACGAATGAAAAGGGGTTACACCACCTCGTTTGGGAAATCGTTGATAACAGTATTGATGAAGCGTTAGCTGGCTATTGTGATCATATTACTGTAACGATTGAAAAGGATAATAGTATCACTGTTACCGATAACGGACGTGGAATTCCTGTAGGGATGCACAAAAAAGCCAATCGTCCAGCTGTTGAAGTTATTTTAACCGTATTACACGCTGGTGGTAAATTTGGTGGCGGCGGATACAAGGTATCTGGTGGTCTACATGGTGTTGGTGCTTCTGTAGTTAACGCTTTATCTAGTGAACTAGAAGTATTCGTTCATCTAGATGGCCAGATTCACTACCAAAAATATCATCGTGGTGTACCTGATGAAGATTTGAAAGTGATTGGTGAAACTGACGTGTCTGGTACGCGTATTCACTTTAAGCCTGATATAGAAATTTTCTCAGAAACACAAGAATACAATTTTGACACTTTAGCAAATCGTTTACGAGAACTTGCCTTCCTAAACAAGGGGATTAAAATCTCGATTAACGATGAGCGTGATGAAGAACAAGAAGATAAAGAATTTTTATATGAAGGCGGAATTGTATCTTACGTTGAACACTTAAATCGTACACGTGATGGCCTTCATGAGCCGTTTTATGTTGAAAGTGAAAGTGAAGAAATTAGTGTTGAGGTCTCGTTACAATATAACGATGGCTTTGTGAGTAACATTTATTCCTTTGCGAATAATATCCACACGTATGAAGGTGGGACGCACGAGTCAGGATTTAAAACGGCATTGACCCGTGTCATTAATGACTATGCACGTAAGAATCAAATGTTTAAAGAAAATGATCCGAACTTAACGGGGGATGACGTACGCGAAGGCTTAACGGCTATTATTTCAATCAAACACCCTGACCCTCAGTTCGAAGGTCAAACGAAAACAAAGCTTGGAAATAGTGAAGCCCGTACAGTTACGGACAATATTTTCAATGAGTATTTCTCTAAATACCTATTTGAGAATCCTGATTCTGCTAAACAAATTGTTGAAAAAGGGTTAATGGCATCACGAGCTCGTGCAGCTGCGAAAAAAGCCCGTGAGTTAACTCGACGCAAGAATGCTTTAGAGGTATCAAACCTACCTGGTAAACTTGCTGATTGTTCATCTAAAGATCCTTCTATAAGTGAACTTTATGTCGTGGAGGGTGACTCTGCGGGAGGTTCAGCTAAGCAGGGGCGTGACCGTCATTACCAAGCAATCTTACCGTTACGCGGAAAGATCATTAACGTTGAAAAAGCACGTTTAGATAAGATTCTTTCAAATAATGAGGTTCGAGCAATCATAACAGCACTTGGTACTGGAATTGGAGAAGAGTTTGATATTTCTAAGGCCCGTTACCAAAAGATTGTGATTATGACGGATGCTGACGTCGATGGGGCTCATATTCGTACGTTATTATTAACCTTCTTTTACCGATATATGCGTCCATTGTTAGAGCATGGTTATATTTATATTGCACAGCCACCATTGTATAAAATTCAACAAGGTAAAGCCATTTACTATGCGTTTAACGATAAAGAGATGGAATCGAAGCTAGAGGAATTACCAAAGACACCTAAGCCTGGTCTACAGCGCTATAAGGGTCTTGGTGAGATGAATCCTGAACAGCTTTGGGAAACGACTATGGATCCAGAAACTCGTACTTTGCTTCAGGTTAGTTTACAAGATGCGATTGAAGCAGATGAAATTTTTGAGATCCTTATGGGCGATAAAGTAGAACCTCGTCGTAATTTCATTCAGGATAACGCTGCATACGTTAAAAACTTAGACGTATAA
- a CDS encoding YaaC family protein produces the protein MQNIQSIYTQLQSAPFTQKYLKECYKQQGFEDPEKKCFDNTYRFIYFLEHAETYYEQGRKAPLSIKPVLYFYGMSQLLKAALLTCRPDYPETTAVLAHGVSSRKRKKQNYTFLQDEVKIQHKGLFSYVSKHLFHVDHLLDQKFSMDELLRRIPEVDHVYQFPNKPSSFYSIGHQENQILKIPIRILDDYHWTYSYFEQHMKQVLPNIKDIEQQEDFIVINMYAPIDHLGRSFFYMDSQTEQLVLPKRRSLFSYLPEVLNHYILLYNLSMICRYETEWWGDVLHSFSSEDLVFIQAFLETTSEKIPRLMAHIFMDRTKT, from the coding sequence ATGCAAAATATTCAGTCCATTTATACTCAGCTACAATCTGCCCCTTTTACGCAAAAATACTTAAAAGAGTGCTATAAACAACAAGGTTTTGAAGATCCTGAGAAGAAATGTTTCGACAATACGTATCGGTTCATCTATTTTCTTGAACATGCCGAAACCTACTATGAACAAGGAAGAAAAGCACCACTCTCTATAAAGCCAGTGCTCTATTTTTACGGCATGTCCCAACTCTTAAAAGCAGCTCTTTTAACTTGTAGACCAGATTATCCTGAAACGACTGCAGTACTAGCTCATGGCGTATCAAGTCGAAAACGCAAAAAGCAAAACTATACCTTTTTACAAGATGAAGTAAAGATCCAACATAAAGGGTTGTTTTCCTATGTTTCTAAGCATTTATTTCATGTGGATCATCTTCTTGATCAAAAGTTTTCTATGGATGAGTTGCTACGGAGAATTCCAGAAGTGGATCACGTTTATCAATTTCCTAATAAACCATCGTCCTTTTACTCGATAGGACATCAAGAAAATCAAATACTTAAGATTCCTATTAGAATTCTAGATGATTATCACTGGACGTACTCCTATTTTGAACAACATATGAAGCAGGTTCTACCCAATATTAAAGATATTGAACAACAAGAAGATTTTATCGTTATCAACATGTACGCACCTATTGATCATCTAGGTCGTTCCTTTTTTTATATGGATTCACAAACAGAGCAATTAGTGCTACCAAAACGGCGGAGCTTATTCTCCTATCTTCCTGAGGTACTCAATCATTATATTTTACTCTATAACCTTAGCATGATTTGTCGTTATGAAACGGAGTGGTGGGGAGATGTGCTTCATTCATTTTCTAGTGAGGATCTTGTGTTTATACAAGCTTTTCTTGAGACCACAAGTGAAAAAATCCCTCGTTTGATGGCTCATATTTTTATGGACAGAACAAAAACGTAA
- a CDS encoding HD-GYP domain-containing protein — MRVHPSQLVPGCMVLKDVMGQTNHPIIEKNTVIKPIHITVLHKFLIEEIDVGPKLASGEVFKPEEYIEEEESEDAKNNPVKGITSFADQYLDAVQAYKSMFKNWQAGSSIDITKVRKTIVPLIHEALKDKSQVFMLHHYSTKENYFYHHSIAVGLLSSIIANQMNFSQGEVIQIGLTGFLSDAGMSKIEERIMKKRGPLTSLEFEEVKKHPTYSYRLLEKIPVLKNEVRLGVLQHHERRDGSGYPIGIAEDKLHPYGKIVAVSDMYHAMTSERIYKTKKSPFKVIEEMMQDQFGKFDHKVVQAFIDSMTNFSTGTKVKLSNNQEGEIVFIEAKTPTRPMVRLFHNDEIIHLKNYRDIFIEEIVSNPS; from the coding sequence ATGCGTGTACACCCAAGTCAGTTAGTTCCAGGATGTATGGTCTTGAAAGATGTGATGGGACAAACAAATCATCCTATTATAGAGAAGAATACTGTTATTAAGCCTATTCATATTACGGTTTTACATAAGTTTTTAATTGAAGAAATAGATGTAGGTCCTAAGCTTGCTAGTGGAGAAGTTTTCAAACCTGAGGAGTATATAGAGGAAGAAGAATCAGAGGATGCAAAGAATAACCCTGTAAAAGGAATTACTAGCTTTGCTGATCAATATCTTGATGCTGTTCAAGCCTATAAAAGTATGTTTAAAAACTGGCAGGCCGGATCATCTATTGATATTACGAAAGTACGCAAAACGATCGTTCCATTAATTCACGAAGCTTTGAAGGATAAAAGTCAGGTCTTTATGTTGCACCATTATTCCACTAAAGAGAATTACTTTTATCATCATAGTATTGCTGTTGGATTACTATCCTCGATCATTGCTAATCAAATGAACTTCTCGCAAGGAGAAGTTATTCAGATCGGCTTAACTGGTTTTTTGAGTGATGCCGGCATGTCAAAGATAGAGGAACGAATTATGAAAAAGCGCGGACCGTTAACTTCTCTAGAATTTGAGGAAGTCAAAAAACATCCTACCTATTCCTATAGACTTTTAGAAAAAATACCTGTATTAAAAAATGAGGTTCGCCTCGGTGTATTGCAGCACCATGAACGACGTGATGGTTCTGGGTATCCTATCGGAATTGCAGAGGATAAGCTACATCCGTATGGTAAAATTGTAGCTGTTAGCGATATGTATCATGCAATGACATCAGAGCGTATTTATAAAACAAAGAAGTCCCCATTTAAAGTGATAGAAGAGATGATGCAGGACCAATTCGGTAAATTTGATCATAAAGTTGTTCAGGCTTTTATAGATAGTATGACGAACTTCTCCACTGGTACCAAGGTGAAATTATCGAATAACCAAGAAGGTGAGATTGTATTTATCGAAGCGAAAACTCCAACACGCCCGATGGTTCGTTTATTTCATAACGATGAGATCATCCATCTTAAAAATTACCGAGATATTTTTATTGAAGAAATTGTTTCAAATCCAAGTTAA
- the yaaA gene encoding S4 domain-containing protein YaaA: MNENIEIATETIQLGQFLQIANVIETGGMAKWFLSEYPVFVNGEREDRRGKKISIGDVVEVEGVGTFTVVRES; the protein is encoded by the coding sequence ATGAACGAAAATATTGAAATTGCAACAGAAACCATCCAATTGGGTCAATTTTTACAGATTGCCAATGTCATTGAGACGGGCGGAATGGCAAAATGGTTCCTTTCTGAATATCCAGTTTTTGTAAATGGTGAACGAGAGGATCGAAGAGGTAAGAAAATTTCCATTGGCGATGTTGTAGAAGTTGAAGGGGTTGGAACCTTTACTGTTGTAAGAGAATCCTAA
- the dnaN gene encoding DNA polymerase III subunit beta, with protein MKFTIQRDQLMDSVQDVMKAISSRTTIPILTGMKIEATTEGVKLTGSDSDISIESFIPKEDDGIVYVENIEPGSIVLQAKYFPDIVRKLPQQTVEIEVDDHLNVSIRSGSAEFHLNGQDAEEYPHLPQLSTEQSFEVPIDLLKDLIRQTVFAVSTSETRPILTGVNMKVEDENLSFVATDSHRLASRDIPLKEQALNLSFNNVVIPGKSLTELNKILGDSQESIVISVTENQILFRTKNLYFLSRLLDGNYPETSRLIPDQTKTLVTIDTKELLQSIDRAALLAKENRNSVVKLTTKENNQIEITSNSPEIGKVVEEVHAESVEGEDLKISFSAKYMMDSLKIMDTDKVHIQFTGAMRPFLIRPNEDEQILQLILPVRTY; from the coding sequence ATGAAATTTACTATTCAACGCGATCAATTGATGGATAGCGTACAAGATGTCATGAAAGCTATCTCTTCTAGGACAACAATTCCAATCCTTACGGGGATGAAAATTGAAGCAACTACAGAAGGGGTTAAATTAACAGGTAGTGATTCTGATATCTCTATTGAATCGTTTATCCCTAAAGAAGATGATGGGATCGTTTATGTTGAAAATATAGAACCTGGAAGTATCGTATTACAGGCTAAATACTTTCCTGATATTGTTCGAAAACTTCCTCAACAGACTGTAGAAATTGAAGTTGATGATCACTTAAACGTTAGTATTCGTTCTGGTAGTGCTGAGTTCCACCTAAATGGCCAGGATGCAGAAGAGTATCCACATCTTCCTCAACTTTCAACGGAACAGAGTTTTGAGGTACCAATCGATTTACTCAAAGACCTAATTCGTCAAACGGTATTTGCGGTGTCCACCTCAGAAACACGACCTATCTTGACAGGTGTAAACATGAAGGTCGAAGATGAGAACTTGAGTTTTGTAGCAACGGATAGTCACCGTTTAGCATCTCGTGATATTCCTTTGAAGGAACAGGCTCTAAATCTTTCGTTTAATAACGTTGTAATTCCAGGAAAAAGTTTAACGGAATTAAACAAAATTCTCGGAGACTCACAGGAGAGTATTGTCATTAGTGTTACGGAAAACCAAATCTTATTCCGTACGAAGAATCTATATTTCTTATCCCGACTTTTAGATGGCAATTATCCTGAAACATCTCGATTAATTCCTGATCAAACTAAAACCCTTGTAACAATTGATACTAAAGAGCTTCTACAGTCTATTGATCGCGCTGCATTACTAGCAAAAGAGAATCGAAATAGTGTTGTTAAATTAACAACGAAAGAGAACAACCAAATTGAAATTACAAGTAATTCTCCTGAGATTGGTAAAGTTGTGGAAGAAGTTCATGCAGAATCAGTTGAAGGCGAAGATTTGAAAATTTCTTTTAGTGCAAAATATATGATGGATTCCCTGAAGATTATGGATACGGATAAAGTTCATATTCAATTTACTGGAGCTATGCGTCCATTCCTTATTCGTCCAAATGAGGATGAACAAATTCTTCAGCTAATCCTACCAGTAAGAACTTACTAA
- the remB gene encoding extracellular matrix regulator RemB: protein MFIHIGDDHVIESEDVISIIDCELLSSSSIVEEMIFNQRKNQRVFETPDADAKAIVITKDYIYFSSLSVLTLKKRANMTSTLNKLEDFSEGTVE from the coding sequence ATGTTTATTCATATCGGGGATGATCATGTAATTGAATCTGAGGATGTCATATCAATCATTGATTGTGAACTTTTATCCTCGTCTTCCATTGTGGAAGAAATGATTTTTAACCAAAGGAAAAATCAACGAGTTTTTGAAACGCCAGATGCGGATGCGAAAGCCATTGTCATCACAAAGGACTATATCTACTTTAGCTCATTATCCGTTCTAACGTTAAAGAAACGTGCTAACATGACATCTACTTTAAATAAATTAGAAGATTTCTCTGAAGGAACTGTGGAGTAA